A window of Drosophila santomea strain STO CAGO 1482 chromosome X, Prin_Dsan_1.1, whole genome shotgun sequence genomic DNA:
ctttttggccaacataaaacaaacttaaattGTTGACTGCACTGCTAGCGATGGCACTGCCAGCGGCTGGGGCGGTGCGATAGTATCGAGTGGGCAAAATAACATAAGCtaataaatgtaaaacaaCAAATGGATTTGCATCAAATTATGTCAAAGCTATCTTTTGCccttaaaagtttttttttttactatcaTTATGGCATTATCTtacatttaaatgcattaCTATCAAAAATGGAATACATTATCTTAGGCAATACGCAATACATAGAATCCATCCCTAAAAGTGACCATACTCGGAAGTTTTTTCCGTATTTGCAGTCTGGCAACGCTACCACCCGTacgcttgtgtgtgtgtccgtgtgcgtgcgtgtttttttcgacttttccattgtatttttttgtggcttgcaaattgaaaaaagtGGTTTCACGTAGGATTTAAGTCGCCACAAAGAACACATCAGCTATGTCGCTATCGAGCCTGCTGCCCACGCCGACGAACGCGGTCTGGGATCGGGAGGACGAGCGTCGCCTGGCCGCCCGTGGAGCACCAAAGATCGGAGCCCTGGTCTCCGCCAAAATCGCTGCTCCGCCGTACGGACAGCGCAAGGATTGGGTTCCGCACACGGAGGCGGACTTCGGCGATGGCGGCGCGTTCCCGGAGATTCATGTGGCGCAATATCCACTAGGTGCGTTCCTAATTGTGCTTATCCCACTTTCTCTTTAGTTCCAGACGATGTCGTCGTAGTTTGGTGGTGCACATGGGCTTCTCGTGGAGAAAATAACCATTAGCACCACATTAGGTTAACACACAGATTTGCTGCGGAAGATTGGCTTGCGTAGGTCTTTGACCTTTTTAAAGCGTACTTCTGTATTTATGATCAGTATTTTAAAGCGTGCCCTATTTAATGGAAACAATTCTtccgtcttcttcttcttgaCAGGTCTGGGAGCACCAGGAAATGTGGGCAAGAAATCGGATGCTCTGGCCGTTCGCCTGGACGACAAGGGAAAGGTCAAATACGATGCCATAGCGCGCCAAGGACATGGCAAGGACAAGATTGTGTACTCGTCCATTTCGCAATTGCTGCCGGCGGAGGTGTTGGCTGAAGATGCGGATGAACTGCAGCGTCCAGACGAGGAAACGGTGATGGAGACGACGGAAGAGACGCGCCTGGCGCTGGAGAAGCTGACCAACCAGAAGATCACCTCAGCGCTGCCCGTGCGCCATGCTCAAAAGGCGGGTCCCGCCCAGTACATCCGATACACACCCTCGCAGCAGGGCGATGCCTTCAATTCGGGCGCCAAGCAGCGTGTCATCCGGATGGTGGAGGCGCAGCTTGATCCGATGGAGCCGCCAAAGTTCCGCATCAACAAGAAGATTCCACGAGGGCCTCCATCGCCGCCGGCACCTGTCCTCCACTCACCATCACGCAAGGTGACGGTCAAAGAGCAAAAGGAGTGGAAGATCCCGCCCTGCATATCGAACTGGAAGAACGCCAAAGGTTCTACCCAATACATGACTTATATCATCTTTATGTTGCTAATTGAAACTTTACCTCGATTTCAGGTTATACCATTCCACTGGACAAGCGTCTGGCTGCCGATGGACGTGGTCTGCAGCAGGTGCACATCAACGAGAAGTTCGCCAAGATGGCCGAGGCGTTGTACATAGCCGATCGAAAGGCCCGCGAGGCGGTCGAGGCACGCGCCCAGCTGGAGAAGAAGCTGGCCcaaaaggagaaggaaaagAAGGAGGACATGCTGCGTATGATGGCGCAGCGGGCTCGCGAAGAGCGAGCAGGACTCCGCAATCCGGAGGCAAACGAGCCATCAGGACCGGGAGCTGGAGGAGCCGAGGCGCGTGAACGCAACGACTTGCGGGCGGAGCGACAAAGGGAGCGCCAGCGGGATAGAAACCTGCAGCGGGCGGCACCTGAAAAGCGATCAAAACTGCAGAGGGAGAGGGAGCGTGACATTTCCGAGCAGATCGCTTTGGGTTTGCCCGCCAAGAGTGCCGGCAACGGTGAAACCCTCTTCGATCAGCGTCTCTTCAACACCACCAAGGGCATGGACTCCGGTTACGGTGATGACGAGGCGTACAACGTGTACGACAAGCCGTGGCGCGATTCCAATACACTGGGCGCCCACATCTACCGACCCAGCAAGCAGGCGGATAGCGATAACTACGGCGGTGATCTGGATGCCATTGTAAATACCAAACGCTTTGTGCCAGACAAGCAGTTCTCCGGTGCCTCCAGGGATGCGGCCGCTGGTCAGCGGAGTGGACCCGTCGAATTCGAGAAGGAGGAGGATCCGTTCGGTCTGGATCAGTTCTTGAACATGGCCAAAAAGGCGCCCAAGCGAGCCGAGGAGAAGAATAACGAGCGCAGCAGCCATTCGGATCGCAAGCGAAGCAGGCGCGATTAGATAAAAGCTTTAGCGTGAGGATCAGCAATCATCGTTGTaccgtcatcatcatcgcaaACACCATCATCATTCATCAACCAAACAAACTTTTTTTAACTACTCCAACAACTTGGCGAGAATTTCAATAATAATCACAGGATCTTGACATAACATGATTGTGTACTTACGGGTGGCTTTCCTCTTACTTGGCTTTAGTCATCCTCCAATTCAGAGGAACCGCAACCAGTCCACATGTGATCCAGAATCACAAACTGGACAGTGGTAATTAGTATCACTGGAGTGATGATGGGATTGCTTTGTACGTGCGCATCTATGCGGATAATGGTACAAGCCGGGGGATTAGGAGTATTTGCTTCCGGATCTATAATAAAATACACAATATATAATAGAATGCTGctaacttttaaaatatgaaGGCCATTCTTTTGGCGCCATGGAATCAATGAATAAAGTGACCAGCTGTTGCCAATAAGCTTTCCAACGGACCTTTTTGTAGTATGTTGCCCCTCCATTTAATTTCTTAGATTAAATGGAAACGTGTacacaattattttaaaaacaaataacccTAAAAACCTAGCTATAACTTTTATTGCTCAATTTAAatcttttaatttgtttactaggaaaatatataatgaaCAACAAAAGATATACCTAATTTTCGCCAGTATTTTTAGAGCAGCTTTTTGGTCTGCACGTGCGCTGGTCACACTGTGTGACATTGAGTTGACTTTAGTTGCATTagtttaattgcaattttacTCGATTTATTCGCAAACAACTGAGCAGCCCAACGCCGAAACTCGCACGGCAAGAGTCCACAACACCATTCGCCGCATCCCGGAGAGAATGCGCTATCCTCGCGGCGAACTCCACGGATTCAACGGGTTCTAGCGGCCGCGAGGTGTTCCGAGGAGCTCTGGGATTCTAGTACCACCTCCTCCACTCCGCCGAACCACAACAAACGATCCCAACCGATCCAATATTATGTAAGTTGAGCGTGCCCGCGTCGTGGTTGGTAAACAACCATCATATCATCGGAAGCCAACCCACTATTTCACTGCCCAAGGAGCAGTAAGCCTATATTATATTGCCCTCGCAGCTGACCTTTCTAGAAccaaaataaactttaataaCCAAcgttgtaaacaaatatgcaTGTATGCACGTATGTCTATAGGCAAGGGAATCACGATCCTATGTATGCTTGCGAGCTATAGTATATGTATTGTGTTACAGATTCTATAGAAACGTAGGAAATCCCAGATAGTTAGCACCATTTAACAGCTgaataataagaaaataaatcaGTAGCATTTGTATCTGAATCAATCTTATATTCGTATCATTTGCAGAACTTACCGGCACAGGATCCACATTCGCGATGCGTTCTCGCAGCAATTCGGGCGTCCGTTTGGACTACTACCAGCGCATAGTGCATCGTCTGATTCTGGCCCACCAGGAACCGGTCACCGGTCTCTTCCCCGCCTCCAATGTGAACTCGCACGCCTGGATCAGGGACAATGTGTACTGCATCCTGGCCGTTTGGGGCTTGTCCATGGCGTACAAGAAGATTGCCGATCAGGACGAGGATCGTGCCAAGTGCTACGAGCTAGAGCAGAGCTGTGTGAAGCTGATGCGCGGCCTGCTCATGGCCATGATGAACCAGAAGGACAAGGTGGAGAAGTTCAAGATGACCCAGAGCCCCTACGATTCGCTGCACGCCAAGTACTCCAGCAAGAACGGCCTGCCCGTGGTCGGCGACAATGAGTGGGGTCATCTACAGATCGATGCCGTCTCCCTGTACCTGCTGATCCTGGCCCAGATGACGGCCTCCGGTCTGCAGATCGTCTTCTCCCTGGACGAGGTGTCCTTCATCCAGAATCTGGTCTTCTACATCGAGTCAGCCTACTCGATTCCCGACTACGGCATTTGGGAGCGCGGCGACAAAACCAATCATGGTGAGCAATATTATTCATCGGAAGGCATTGTATATTTTGGTTCTGAAGAAAATTGGTTCTGAAGAAAATTGGTTCTGATGTATCAATAGTTTTGTATACATTCTTTcttatatttcattttgtttggcGTTTATCGAAAACAATACTTTTGATAAAGAATACAACTTCAATTCAATTGTAATCAAATGAAACAAATAGTACGGCCAAATGGGTATTAACAAGTTCATTATCTTATCTCgcaaagaggaaaaaaatcagcataattataatttgcaattaaataaatctgATTAGATAAATGTTAATATGCATACACAATATTCCAGGTGAACCGGAGCTGAATGCCAGCTCCATTGGCATGGCAAAGGCGGCCCTGGAGGCCATGAACGAGCTGGATCTGTTCGGAGCCCGTGGCGGTCCGGCCAGCGTGATCCATGTGCTGGCCGACGAGGCCCACAAGTGCCAGGCGGTGCTCCAGTCGATGCTGCCCCGCGAGTCCAACAGCAAGGAATTGGATTCTGGACTGCTGTGCGTCATCGGCTTCCCCGCCTTTGCTGTGGACGATGCCCAGCTGATACACAACACCAAGGACGCCATTCTGTCCCGACTGCAGGGCAAATACGGCTGCAAGAGATTCTTGCGCGATGGCTATCGCACACCCAAGGAGGATCCCTCCCGGCTCTACTACGAGCGCTGGGAGCTGCGCATGTTCGAGAACATCGAGTGCGAGTGGCCGCTATTCTACTGCTACCTAATCCTGTTCCACGCCTTCCAGAGCGACAAGCGGGCGGTGGAGGAGTACGCCAGCCGGCTGGAGAAGATCATGGTGCGCTCGGAAGATGGCATTCTGCTTGTACCTGAGAGCTATGCAGTGCCGCAGGATCTGGTGGGCTTTGAGTATCAGAAGCCGGGTTCGCAGGTCCGCGAAGTGGTCGGTCGGTGTCCCTTCCTGTGGGGTCAGTCTCTATTCATCCTCGGAAGATTGCTGCAGGAGGTGAGCAATCATTATACCTTTTATATGAAGTTTCTTCCTTATCTAAACATTGGTTTAATCgaactttttaatatttgattaGGGTTTTCTGGCCGTGGGCGAGTTGGATCCCTTGAATCGTCGGCTGGGCGCTCAAAAGAAGCCGGACGTCGTCGTCCAAGTGGTCATCATTGCCGAGGACAACGAGATCCGCGACAAGCTGGCCGAACACGATCTGCACGTGCAGACGATCGCGGAAGTGGCACCCATTGAGGTGCAACCCGCTCGAGTGCTGAGTCACCTGTACACCTACCTGGGACGCAACAGGAAACTGGGATTGAGCGGCAGGAAGTCCAGGGATGTGGGCATCCTCAGCACCAGTAAGCTCTACTCGCTGAAGGATCGCATATTTGCCTTCACCCCGCAGGTGAGTGACAATGAAGTCCAGTTGGCCTCCTCGGATTATCCAAGCAACCCGGCCACCCCGTTCCCTGAATCCCCAGACCTCCCACTTGCCCCAATGCTctatgtttttatatatttttcattgtACTTTTGGTCAGGGATGCAAACCGCTCTAGACATAGGAAACGTATTGGCTGGGTTTTTGAACAAGTATCATATTTAACAATACTTATTAACAAGTGTAGCTTTGAAAACAgcttattaaacaaataatatgGACTATAAGTTATGAACTGTACTCTTTGGCAAGACTTCTTTAGTTTAGAGACTTGCAAAGTGCATAATCCCGAATGAATAGTACTTGAAAAGAGCGAAAAAGAGGGTGAAACTATTCAAGTCATTGTATGATATGCCAGGTTAATGTAGTAGATCGGTTTGCATCCTGCGACTCCACGATTGACTTATGATTTCTACCGTTTATTACGCATCAGTTCGCCGACCTGTCGCGCTTCTATATCGCCTCCGATAACGAACTCATGATCGACATCCTCAAGGGCGAGATAAATTTCCTCAAGTCCGCTTGGGATCTGCTGGGTCGTCCGCTGGTCACCCTGGTGCTGAAGCGCATCCATCTAGGTCGGTCAACGCGGAGACAGAGAGCCGTGAATCGTTTACTTCACTCCATGtctttatttaactttttgattttatacTTATCTATTGATTTATTCAACTATTGTTTATTGTGCGCGGGTTATTTTATGCTCCCCCTCCCCATTCCCACCGACTGTTTTACTCCCCATATCTTTTTGTGAATTGCTCTGTTGAATTGATTAATTTGCAAGGGTTTGCttttggtattggtattggtattgttTATCAATTAATTGACACGCACACTCGACCCAcacaaatgcacacacacacactcgacACACTTAACTCTATCAAAAATGAATCGGTTGCTCAAGATCTGGAATTCGGTGCTCCTCAAATGCTTTGTCTTCCCTtcgaaaaataataattgatcTTGACCCTAAGTTGATTCCCAGTTTTGGGCAGCTGGTTCTGCAAATTAGTTACTTTACTGTCAGCTTCTTAGTTGTTTACCGCTTTTAGTTAACTTTAGTTTGGTTATGGTAATATACGCACACACTCAACCATATATGCTATGCTATATGctatgtatatactttatcACACATactttaacttaaatatctcTTACATGCAATTGCGGTCTAAGTAATAGTACCTTAAATGCCTTTCGAGCATTCCAAATGGATTACTTAAGCCgcaaatatattaatttttagttaaatGTAGCTTTAGTTtagctaatttatttatcaacGCGCTGCTCTAGACTTTTATTCCCCTATAATTTCAATTCCCATGTTCCTCAAAACCTTGAAAATTGGCCAATGAAATGTTGAAAGAAAAGTGAGattgaaaatcgaaatcaaaaaaccaaaaaaacatCCTTTCTTCTCTTTATTTTATCCCAAATAAATGTAATGAATatacacaacaacaacaacaactacaacaactgcaacaacaacaacaacaaccacactCACACAGCATATCGACTATGAAGAATATTATACAACACGCGATCCCGATTTGCTTGCCAGCAATTTTACCACAAATTTAGCATTCTTGACCAACAATTGGCGCCACATGTTGGGCAGGCCGACAATCACACTAATGGCAACCCACTATATGCTAGGTAACTACCcgaaatcaacaaaaaaaaaactaaacaacaaattgtaaaaaccaaaaaccaaaccacCCAGCTCGATTATATGCATTGCCACCTAAAATCCCCCGATCCCCAAGTCAAAATCCGATTCCCACTTTGCACCCAAATGGCAAATACACTCGATTCCAGGAAACCCACTGCATAACTTCTATATACTTCTATATACCCTAcacacaaaagccaaacaattgTTATTGATAATACGATCTGTGATCTGAGATCTGTGATCTGTGATCTGAGATCTGAGATCTGTGATCTTTGCTCTGTGACCTGTGACCCCTGCTTGTGTCTGCTTCGTAAATGGCCTGACTGCTTCTGCTCTTTCTGCTCGCTTTTCTCAGTGTACTTACTATCTTTTACTCCTATTTCCTCTCTGTGACCCTCTGAACACCTATATCTTGTGAAAGTTATCTACAAAACTAGTTACTTGCGATCAACAATACCATTAGATCCAATGAAATTGTAAAGAAAGTAAGCCTTCATTAGACTCCGATCACTTTCTTCAAGATATTTAGCTTCCTTGGATTCCTGGACTTCTGACCTATCCTATACACTGTCTCATGACTTAACTATGCGCCATACAATACCACACAACGAAGACGACTAGATGGATACACAGCATTTAGACAAACTCCCAAAAAGTTGACACTTAAAGGCTGCTGACCTGGGACAATTACAGAACACTACTTTGCGTAAATAACTCCATGTGTGAATAAAACAATTACTGATGTATTTGCACTGCATTTGGCTTGCACCTAACTCTAAACGCAGACTAATTGCCGATGGTGCTGGAATCCTGTGcttctatctatctatctatcttgGTTACCTTGTTGTATTTTGTGTGACTAACCCGTAGTTCTTAAGCGGCGCTCCTAACCCAATCCACAACCGAGCATCCCAGCCAGATCATGATCCACATACTCATTGCTATGAACCAAACACTATGCCATGAACACAATGCTAACATGATTCACTTGGATGCGCTGCGGAATCCACAGATCAGGACAAGATTCCGCTGGCCATGATCCAGACGATGAGGAAACTGAAGTCGGGCTACATCAATGGCACACGCGTGATGCTGGGCAGCCTGAAGGACTTCCTCAACACCTCGGCCATCACGGATCTGAGCTTTCTGGGCAGCACGGAGGACGGCTATCCGGACCGCCTGCATCCGGATGTGCAGACCTATCTGGATGAGCATCTGCTGCGCTCGTTCAGCAATCGCAGCACCATGAATCTGCGGGGCGGTCAGCTGCGTCCGCGGACATTGAGGCGTCGCATGTCCTGCAAAGGAGCCATCAAGAAGACGCGCTCCATCAACGTGGACTGTGAGTGCTTGCTGACCTTTGATGCCATAGtatttttgattattattgTATTATGCTGTTGCCATCGTCTTTCAGCCGACAACCTGGGCATGGAGGGACCTTCGCCGCTGACGGAACGTCGCCTCTCCTCGATTGTGCCACCTCCGTGGCTGCAGGCCAACAAGCAGAGCCACGTCAGTGTGTTCGCCACGACGCCGGAGGAGGGACCCACCAGCTCACCGCTGAGCCTGGGCAACGAGCTCATCCGGGAGAACATCTATCCGGTGGATCCGCACCACAGTCGCTCGGCGATCGACAGACGCAGCGAGTTTGTCCGCCAGCAAGAGAGTTAGTTTCCCTTTTTGTCCTCCACTTTATAGTTAATTAGTTagtttttcaatatttgttaCACTTTTGCCATGCCAATGAATTGCAATCagtgtatatttttattcacttAGTTGAGTTAATTAACTACTTTGAGTTAATATTAATCTTAATTTCTCTATACTTTTGCTAATTTTTCGTTTTGGCACCTGCCTTCTGTTTTCATTCATTTCTTATGTATAATTTCGATTGGCCCACCTTCGTTCCGATCTGCGAATTTGATAGTAACAGTGCCAAAAATTCTAATACAACGCCATCGTGCCGAAACCAACTTCGCGGACACAGAGGTGGAGGAGCTGATTGCGATGCTGCGCGAAACGGAGAATCTCGAGGAGCAGGGCGACATCCTACAGTACCTGGTGGACACTCAGGGTCTGGACTTCAATACGGGTGAGCTCACATTTCGCGTAAACGATGCCACTGTTTCCACTTGAAACTAGGTTCTGGGCAGCTTTGCTTCTCAGTCGGCTGTGCATTACATACACAACTGCTCTACAATTGCCACAAAGAAGCACATGCACTTGCCAAAAATACACGCAAATACTCACACCGCTAAACACTCGGTTAACATTAAACTGGAGGCTAAGAGGTTTCAGTTTTCAGATGGTTGCTACAACAGTTGGAGTATGTTTTCatcatttgtatatttatttaaaagctaAATGCTTAAAAGAACAAGAAAGTTGTATTGTAATAGTAGATAAATAATCAGCAATTTCCTGTGCAGAAAACTCGAAACTGTTGTAGAATACCTTAAGTGATAGGAAAAGTCGGCATTGAACCATTTACTTAGCATTTGCTGTACTCACTCCGTTGTTTTTACCCCGTACTCCTGTCGTTTTTGTCTCGTGCCTCGTCCTTCGTATCGTAATCGTACCGTACTCCTGCACGGCGCTTAACAGCCGGCCTGGGATTTAAGAATAAACCGGAGGATAATGGCACACCCACCTCGAATGCCAATAACGCCGGTAAGTCCGTCGATCCGTCTTGTGTtgaatgttgttgttgtgcggGCTTTGTATCCATTGGAGTCCCTGTGTTCCGGTTACCCACTTCCTATCCATATCCTACTCCCTTCTCCAGACACTTGTATACCCTATATCCTCTACCCTCTATTCTCTATGTACCCATTACCCCACCCATGGTATCCATTCTCaatttgtttctattttttgtgGTGTTTCCAAACTGACATGCCATCTGAACTGCTGCATCATCGCTTTGCTTTGGGTTATTGCTTTTTACTTTATAATTTCcatcaataatattttaataatggTTGTAGTACAGTCGAActttatactttatactttatatacaTCATTAAAATGATTGCAATATTCAATTGCATTAAGAAGTTCGACTGTATTTGCCATTAAAACCGCTCTGCTTTAAGTTATGTCTTAACTAGCACTATTAATCTCACATTTTGGCCATGTTTTTCTAACGAACTTTAATtctttaacattttattttattttcttcgaCCGACCACGCATTTAACGCCACATGAAACACACGTACATTCCGCATAATCCTCGCGCGCACCAACTTACATTAACTCAAAATCCATTTCCACGCCCTCAACCAAATCCTAACCCGACTAACCCAATCCATAACAAAATCCATAACCCGGCAATAaaacccgaaaaaaaaaaactaaagagCTCGAGCAAGCGTTTGTGGATGATGTGGTGCTGGAACtggctggtggtggtgctgcaggTGCAGGTGCAGGTGCAGGTGATGGGGCCAAGAAGAGCCCAACGATTGTCCTGCCCAAGGTGATCATCGATGCTGCTACAATTCCAGCCGGCACTGGCACCGATCCGGATAGTGCCGCTCATCCGAGTGCCGcaaccgccgccgccgccgccgccgccaccgccagCAGCAATAGCCAGTGCATCGGCAACACTAGCAACGTTAGCAACGTTAGCAACgttagcagcagcagcagcagcaacatcagcaaccacaacaacatgAGCCCACATGAGAATAACCACGATTCTTCCCAATCCGAAGGCATGCTCGAAGAGGGACGCGTGGTGACCGTGCGGGATCTGCTGAAGGGACTCTACGAGAAGGCCTGCCAGCAGAAGCTCTGGGGACTCGTCCGTCACACGGCCGGCATGCTGGGCAAACGGGTGGAGGACTTGGCCAAGGCGGTCACGGATCTGCTCGTCCGGCAGAAGCAGGTCACCGTCGGAATGCCGCCAAACAATGAGCACACCATTACGGCGCCGCTGCCGGAAGTCGAGCTGCGTCAGCTCATCCACGATGTGAGTAATGCAATCACGTTCAATGGAGATTACCTGCTAACATGTGTGCGTGCTATGCAACCAGGCCTATGGCGACGATGAGAGTACGGCGATGCTGACGCAGGAGCTGATGGTCTACCTGGCCATGTTCATACGCACCGAGCCGCAGCTGTTCCACGAGATGCTGCGCCTGCGCGTCGGCCTGATCATCCAGGTAATGGCCAAGGAGCTGTCCCGCACCCTCAACTGCGACGGCGAGGCGGCGTCGGAGCATTTACTTAACCTCTCGCCCTTCGAGATGAAGAATCTCCTGTACCACATACTCAGCGGCAAGGAGTTTGCCGTCAGCAGCGGTGAGTGGGCAGTCgcccaaataaatattaaataatgaatataaataaatgaaatatttgtaaaatactCACTGCTTCCAGTGGCCCGTGGCAATCTGTCCATTGTGAGCTGCAAGAGCAGCCGCGTCAGCAAGAAGAGCCAAATCGGTCTGGGCGATCCGGAGGGCGAGGACGCCCTGATAGCCACCATTGACGACAGGCAGGGCCAGTGGCTGCGCCGCCGGCGGCTGGACGGCGCCCTCAATCGTGTGCCCCGCGACTTCTATTCGCGCGTGTGGACCGTGCTGGAGAAGTGCCAGGGTCTGGCCATCGAGGGACGTGTCCTGCAGCAGAGTCTCACCCAGGAGATGACGCCGGGCGAACTGAAGTTTGCGCTGGAAGTGGAGACGGCACTCAATCAGATACCGCAGCCCGAGTACAGGCAGCTGGTGGTCGAGGCCCTAATGGTGCTCACGCTCGTCACCGAGCACAATATGGTGCCCACACTGGGTGGCATCATCTACGTGGAGCATCTGGTGCACAAGGCCAATCAGCTGTTCCTCGAGGATCAGCGCAAGGTGCAGGGCGATGCCACGCTGTGCTGTGCCAAGATCAAGGACggcaaggagcagcagcaggccgcCTCCGGCATGCTACTCTGCGGCGGTGCCGCCTACATATGCCAGCACCTCTACGACAGGTGAGTGAAGGCATCCAAAACGCTGATTGCCCCACTAATCGTTGGCCATCTATTGCAGTGCACCCAGCGGCAGTTATGGAACCATGACCTACATGTCCCGGGCGGTGGCCCTTGTGCTCGACTGTGTGCCCAAGCACGGCGAGATGGAGTGCGCCATCTCCTGAAGCGGTCGGCGTTCAGTTGACTTAATTATAATGCCAAAATCTCTGCAACTCTGGATACGTCCGTTCTTGTTCTCGTTCTCGCTCGCACGCAGTCTAGCGCCACTCCCTCCGTCTCTCTCTACATCGATCGATCCTGCCTCTTTTTGCTGTCTCTTTCTTTCTGACCGCTGACCCCTAACCCCAAGCCCAACGACAGAGGGCACATGTATATATTCTTTTGACCGACGACCTCTTCCCGCCCCCGAAAAACACTTTGTTAACGTGTTCGTTTTGTTCTGaccaaaaatgaaatgtgtAAGCCAATTTGAAATGGTATTAActcacatatgtatgtgctgaGACCTTGGAAAGATACTCCATAAACTACACCCCAGAAACGATCCTAACCCCAATCCCACATTTAGTAAGCCAACTCACGCTGCTCGATACAGATTTGTGTTTTGTACTGGCGGCTGTTTTACAGCGACAActattttgattgttttaacttttgtatatttaaatgaccttattttatatattatattatacgTTTGAATTGTAAAGTTGAACGCGCAGCAAgttttacaataaaaatgtgtttgcAATGTTCGACAAGTCTTTCAATCTGCGTGGTTTTCCGATTTTAAGAAATAAGAACGCATTTGGTTTAGTTTTGTTaagcataaatatatatcatttattcctttttttttctgtttaatGGTCTTCAATTTGCGCACATCAAATGTTTACAACAATTGTATTCATTTACAAGTTCGTTTAGTTGTTGGTTTGATGGAGTTTTAGacatttttgaaatgttttggTTTGATCGCACGCATCCACTCGTCCTCGAATCAAAAGCTCGGCTTGCAACATATCGATTTGTTTCACAATTAAGTAGAAGGATTACACGAAGCGGACAAATTTAGCGAGAAAGTGTGCGATTTTGAGAGTGGGTGTGTGTAATATAAATGCtaatgtgtttgtgtgtggttTATTAGTGTAAACAAAACGTGTAAGATTAGCGATGATGTTAAACGAGAgttcataattaaaa
This region includes:
- the LOC120456775 gene encoding probable phosphorylase b kinase regulatory subunit alpha isoform X1, with translation MRSRSNSGVRLDYYQRIVHRLILAHQEPVTGLFPASNVNSHAWIRDNVYCILAVWGLSMAYKKIADQDEDRAKCYELEQSCVKLMRGLLMAMMNQKDKVEKFKMTQSPYDSLHAKYSSKNGLPVVGDNEWGHLQIDAVSLYLLILAQMTASGLQIVFSLDEVSFIQNLVFYIESAYSIPDYGIWERGDKTNHGEPELNASSIGMAKAALEAMNELDLFGARGGPASVIHVLADEAHKCQAVLQSMLPRESNSKELDSGLLCVIGFPAFAVDDAQLIHNTKDAILSRLQGKYGCKRFLRDGYRTPKEDPSRLYYERWELRMFENIECEWPLFYCYLILFHAFQSDKRAVEEYASRLEKIMVRSEDGILLVPESYAVPQDLVGFEYQKPGSQVREVVGRCPFLWGQSLFILGRLLQEGFLAVGELDPLNRRLGAQKKPDVVVQVVIIAEDNEIRDKLAEHDLHVQTIAEVAPIEVQPARVLSHLYTYLGRNRKLGLSGRKSRDVGILSTSKLYSLKDRIFAFTPQHIDYEEYYTTRDPDLLASNFTTNLAFLTNNWRHMLGRPTITLMATHYMLDQDKIPLAMIQTMRKLKSGYINGTRVMLGSLKDFLNTSAITDLSFLGSTEDGYPDRLHPDVQTYLDEHLLRSFSNRSTMNLRGGQLRPRTLRRRMSCKGAIKKTRSINVDSDNLGMEGPSPLTERRLSSIVPPPWLQANKQSHVSVFATTPEEGPTSSPLSLGNELIRENIYPVDPHHSRSAIDRRSEFVRQQEITVPKILIQRHRAETNFADTEVEELIAMLRETENLEEQGDILQYLVDTQGLDFNTAGLGFKNKPEDNGTPTSNANNAELEQAFVDDVVLELAGGGAAGAGAGAGDGAKKSPTIVLPKVIIDAATIPAGTGTDPDSAAHPSAATAAAAAAATASSNSQCIGNTSNVSNVSNVSSSSSSNISNHNNMSPHENNHDSSQSEGMLEEGRVVTVRDLLKGLYEKACQQKLWGLVRHTAGMLGKRVEDLAKAVTDLLVRQKQVTVGMPPNNEHTITAPLPEVELRQLIHDAYGDDESTAMLTQELMVYLAMFIRTEPQLFHEMLRLRVGLIIQVMAKELSRTLNCDGEAASEHLLNLSPFEMKNLLYHILSGKEFAVSSVARGNLSIVSCKSSRVSKKSQIGLGDPEGEDALIATIDDRQGQWLRRRRLDGALNRVPRDFYSRVWTVLEKCQGLAIEGRVLQQSLTQEMTPGELKFALEVETALNQIPQPEYRQLVVEALMVLTLVTEHNMVPTLGGIIYVEHLVHKANQLFLEDQRKVQGDATLCCAKIKDGKEQQQAASGMLLCGGAAYICQHLYDSAPSGSYGTMTYMSRAVALVLDCVPKHGEMECAIS